A single Uloborus diversus isolate 005 chromosome 7, Udiv.v.3.1, whole genome shotgun sequence DNA region contains:
- the LOC129225769 gene encoding glycoprotein 3-alpha-L-fucosyltransferase A-like, whose amino-acid sequence MNVMVNGIRNWIPRSLFRFRQKKTLLILPIITIVFLILIYSPPESYKTVLSNRLISQGHLLFQPQVKEPLSRKDVEKNYTIHIWEHGKRMERRFLRSYGMKQRDPFEYCAVNNCRLSIDDALVNNSDAVLFHLHQTKGPQTLPSHHPPNQIWIFFTDESPKHTFYVTKKYTMKDYDGIFNWSMTYRSDSDVPVPYGRTVSLNRDEKRAYVGKNYASTKTRDVAILGSNCGSKNHRWEYVKELQNYINVDIFGGCGTLTCPGHFTKDCPIISEYKFYLAFENSNCKEYITEKLWWNAYHKDTVPVVIGPPKSDYEKLCPPNSFIHVQDFDSPSELGKYLNFLLNNDTAYNSYFDWKKDFKVLNEHGYFGAPSLHVCHICEALNRKSNLPKIYNNLNSFWNPENDCYSSYWKPKE is encoded by the coding sequence ATGAACGTGATGGTTAATGGAATTCGAAATTGGATTCCACGAAGTTTGTTCAGATTTCGACAGAAAAAGACATTGCTCATACTGCCAATCATCACTATTGTTTTTCTTATACTTATTTATTCACCTCCTGAATCATATAAAACAGTCTTATCCAACAGACTGATTTCACAGGGTCATCTCCTCTTTCAACCACAGGTAAAAGAACCTCTAAGTCGGAAAGATGTTGAGAAAAACTATACCATACACATTTGGGAACATGGCAAGCGTATGGAAAGAAGATTCCTTAGATCGTACGGAATGAAACAAAGGGACCCTTTTGAATATTGTGCTGTAAACAATTGTAGATTATCTATTGATGACGCACTTGTAAATAACAGCGATGCAGTGCTTTTCCATTTGCATCAGACCAAAGGCCCACAGACGTTGCCAAGTCATCATCCACCAAATCAGATATGGATATTCTTCACGGATGAATCTCCCAAACACACTTTTTACGTTACTAAAAAATATACCATGAAGGACTACGATGGCATTTTCAACTGGAGCATGACGTACCGCAGTGATTCTGACGTGCCTGTTCCTTATGGGAGGACTGTTTCGCTGAATCGCGATGAAAAAAGAGCTTATGTAGGTAAAAATTACGCCAGCACAAAGACTCGTGACGTGGCCATCCTCGGGAGCAATTGTGGTAGCAAAAATCACAGATGGGAGTACGTCAAGGAGCTGCAGAACTACATCAATGTCGATATCTTTGGTGGCTGTGGAACCCTGACGTGTCCTGGCCATTTCACGAAAGACTGTCCAATCATCAGTGAATACAAATTCTATTTGGCTTTTGAGAACTCGAACTGCAAGGAATACATAACCGAGAAACTTTGGTGGAATGCATACCACAAAGATACAGTGCCAGTTGTGATTGGGCCACCGAAATCGGATTATGAAAAGTTGTGTCCGCCGAACTCTTTCATTCACGTACAAGATTTCGATTCCCCATCGGaattaggaaaatatttgaattttctgcTAAACAATGACACTGCATATAATTCGTATTTTGACTGGAAAAAAGACTTTAAGGTTCTAAACGAGCATGGATATTTTGGGGCGCCGTCGTTGCATGTGTGTCATATTTGTGAAGCCCTCAACCGAAAGTCCAACCTGCCAAAGATTTATAACAACTTGAACTCTTTTTGGAATCCAGAAAATGATTGTTATTCATCATATTGGAAGCCAAAGGAATAG